The genome window GGTCCGCGACGGGAGACGCTGCCGTCATCTGATGGTTCTTCGCCAGGTTTCCCTACATTCTTGCCTTTGCGCAAGCGCTCTAGATGAGCCTTGGCCTGTAGCCGTGCTTGCTCGTGTTTCTCTCGATCGGGGTCGGCGAGGGTATTCGTGAGGGAAGAAAGGAAGTTTCTTGCGAGGTAAACGCCGGTTGCCATCTAGAGTGCGGTTAACATTCGGAACCAAACATGTGCTTCTGATGAAGCTGTCTACCCACCATACCAGCAACCAACAGCAAGTCCAGAGCGAAATCGCCCAGGCCCTTCTTTCGGTCACCCATGCCGAGAAGCTTTCCGACGGAACCCAGCCAACGGTCAAGGTCGCCCGTCATCAGTGTTGGCGTTGCGGCAGAGGGCCGACACGGTACGATCGGAACGGACTAGCTTGATAACTCTCGGTGGTTTATTGACGCTTGTTGGAATGTGTTCTAAGGCAAGTATCGTCGGAATCGTGAGCGGGAGGAGATCCTTTCTCACTCTCGGTGGTTCGGCAAGAGCGTGTCCAAGTGACGGGATAGAGGATTATAGCCGGCAACGAAATAGACGTGTCCAACGCCCCAGAGAATTGAATCGAGCCGACAACGCCACCCGCGGTTCACAAGGGTAGCCAGTAAATTTTCAAGCCACATTTCGCTGTGCTCCGCTGGAGAGCGCACCGCCACATGCAAAATTGCACTGAGGTGTCTTGACTcttacctaaggtaaggtacctcacCTTACCCACCTTAGCCTTCCTAGATAAGCCGATAAGCtaggtacctaaggtaagatatgtacctaccttaggtacctacctaccttgggCAAGGTAGTGGTCAGGTACCGGGATAAGCATGTCCCCCTAGGTGAGTTGAGCACCTTGCCGCGGCCCGCCTAAGATCGCCTAGGAGCACCCAAGGTGAGGTACCAATTCGGTGGCTGTCGCACCGCGGCGGCTttgtttacttttttatcgCAAGTTGTAGTTCCTCACTTGCGCTTGCCCCTCAGCTACAACCTTGGTATTTTGACCCTGCTATCATGACCAACGCATCCGTCTGACATCGATCACCTCAGTCTAAGTGCAAAACCAATGTTATTCGATATTCTCAATACACGCCCACTTCCTCCGAGCCGATAGTCCACGAACCCCTCCCGCGCGACACAAAACGTTTCTCTCGGGCGCGTTGGCTATCCTGGCGGCGTTTGTGCTGCGCCGGTACACCCTGCCTATTTGCATCAGCCTCCGATTCAACTAGTGGTGTAAATATCGCGTACTGCGCTTTTATCTGAATCAGACTGGAACACAGATTTTGACGACCTCCTCTCCCAGCGCTAAGATCATTACCTCGAACCCAATTAAGATGTCGCCGGCGAAGAAGGCCAGGGGCAGGCCACCAGCTGCCAACAAAGTCGCAAAGCCTGCCCAGAAGGCTACAAAGGGTCGCGCGGCTGGGAAACTTGCAGCGGCGATTAGCAAAGCTGGAGAAGAGGCCATCAACGACATGTCGAGCAAGGCGAGCGGCAAGGTTTCGAAGCGAGGCCGTAAGGCTGCCGAGAAGGTCGAGATCCAAGAGGAGGATGttgaggacgaggacgaggtgAATAATGCGTCGAATGTCGACAGTATGGCCGAATCAGAAGAGGACACTGCTCCGGCGGTGAAGGCGACTACAGCAAAGACGAGAGGGCGACCGAAGGCAGCAGCTACGATAGCGACGACTACCGACACACCGAAAGGAGTGCCGAATTCTACTACGAAGGATACCGCAAAGTCGACTAAGCGAGGGCGTGGTGCAGGAGCAAAGGCCACCCGGAGTGATGAATCTGAAATTCCAGAGACGCAGGCTCAAGATGATATGGACGTCGATACGGAAGGTGATGACCAATTCGATGAGCTACCGGTGCCAAAGCCGTCAACGCATCGCCTTAATCGGACAAGCGGTAATCCAGACTTGGATGCTAGTGATGTGCAAATCCGGAGGCGCTTGGGCGACACAATCAGAAAGTACGATAACCTGGAAGCGAAATATTGCGATCTTCGGGACATTGGGGTCAAGGCGGCAGAACGCAACTTTGATAATCTCAAAAAGGAGAGTGAAGAAAGAGCCAAAAGTGAGTACCAAATGCCAATTGTAGGGGTAGCACATTGCTAATGGGATGAAGCTGCGAACGAACTCATTGCGCATCTCAAGGCCGACCTTGCAGAGCAACGTAGCTTGGCCAAAGAAGGGCAACAACGCAAAAAGCAACTGGAAGAAATGGAGGCAAAGGTGTCAGCTCTGACGACTTCCCTAGCCGACGCAAAGCAGGAAATCAAGACCCTGACGACGCGCCTAGCCGCGAGCAGGTCTGCTGAAGCTGCAGCTAGTGCCAAGGTCATACCTGGGAGCGCCGTCAAGGGTTCAAGCGCAGCTGCCAGAGCCATCGCTAGCGCGGATGTTGTGCAAACGGGACAATTGAAAGAGGATCTTTATGGGGATTTAACCGGCTTGATTGTCAGAGTCACCAAACGTGACTCGGCGGGCCAGGTCTTTGATTGCATACAAACGGGGAGAAACGGAAGTAAGTCATCGTCTTTATCAACAGTTATCTCATCATATTGACTTCCGCAGCCCTTCACTTCAAACTTGAAGTTGAGAACGAGAGCTCCGGCGAGAATTACGAGGAGGCTCATTTCACGTACAAGCCACAATTGGACTCTAACAGAGATCGCGAACTCATCGACATGCTGCCTGACTTCCTTGTTGAAGAGATCGAATTCCCTCGGCCACATGCGGCAAAGTTTTACGCGCGTGTCATCAAGTCTCTGACGGAGCGGCTGGACTAATGGGCCT of Colletotrichum lupini chromosome 8, complete sequence contains these proteins:
- a CDS encoding chromosome segregation protein; the encoded protein is MSPAKKARGRPPAANKVAKPAQKATKGRAAGKLAAAISKAGEEAINDMSSKASGKVSKRGRKAAEKVEIQEEDVEDEDEVNNASNVDSMAESEEDTAPAVKATTAKTRGRPKAAATIATTTDTPKGVPNSTTKDTAKSTKRGRGAGAKATRSDESEIPETQAQDDMDVDTEGDDQFDELPVPKPSTHRLNRTSGNPDLDASDVQIRRRLGDTIRKYDNLEAKYCDLRDIGVKAAERNFDNLKKESEERAKTANELIAHLKADLAEQRSLAKEGQQRKKQLEEMEAKVSALTTSLADAKQEIKTLTTRLAASRSAEAAASAKVIPGSAVKGSSAAARAIASADVVQTGQLKEDLYGDLTGLIVRVTKRDSAGQVFDCIQTGRNGTLHFKLEVENESSGENYEEAHFTYKPQLDSNRDRELIDMLPDFLVEEIEFPRPHAAKFYARVIKSLTERLD